One Kribbella sp. NBC_00662 genomic region harbors:
- a CDS encoding ester cyclase, producing MADHNLESTYLAYLDALNGRRFGELDRYVCDELVYNDKLLTRQEYADMIAEDARAVPDLRFEAQLLSTGGDLVACRLWFDCTPTSTFLGLEPTGRAVSFAEHVFYRFEGGRIAHVWSLIDRDAVASQFSGDQCQCRKIAQTHAGGRDVHDGGGEAS from the coding sequence GTGGCCGACCACAACCTGGAGTCCACGTACCTGGCCTACCTCGACGCTCTGAACGGCCGGCGGTTCGGCGAGCTGGACCGCTACGTCTGCGACGAACTCGTCTACAACGACAAGCTGCTGACCCGCCAGGAGTACGCCGACATGATCGCGGAGGATGCCCGTGCGGTCCCGGATCTACGCTTCGAGGCTCAGCTGCTGTCCACTGGTGGCGACCTGGTGGCCTGCCGGCTCTGGTTCGACTGCACCCCGACAAGTACATTCCTCGGCCTTGAACCGACAGGCAGGGCGGTCTCCTTCGCCGAGCACGTCTTCTACCGGTTCGAGGGCGGACGGATCGCGCACGTCTGGTCCCTCATCGACCGCGATGCGGTCGCGTCCCAATTCAGTGGCGATCAGTGTCAGTGCCGCAAGATCGCGCAGACCCACGCCGGGGGGCGCGACGTCCACGACGGCGGCGGCGAGGCGTCGTGA